The DNA segment ACCGTGCCGTCGGCGTCGGCGCGGTGCAGGGTGACCGTGCGGAAGGCGCCCGACTGGGCCAGCGCGGTGTGCAGTTCATGGATCAGGGGCCGCCAGACCGGCATCGTGGGACCGGCGTCGTACACCAGGTTCAGGCTCAGCCAGCGTTCCCGGGCGGGCCGCAGCACCGGGAGCCAGCGGTCGGGGCCGGCGCCGAGGCGGGCGATGCGGTCGGCGGTCGCGCGCTCGTCCAGCTCCCGGCCCACGGGCGCGTCGACCCGGCGCCGCAGCGGGCGCAGCGCGCGCTGGAGGGCGAGCGGGTGGCGCAGCATCGGGGGCGCGGGGGCCAGCAGGGTGCTGTGGGGCGCGTGGTCCGGGGACGGCGCGGGGGAGGGGAGGCGCAGCGGGACCCGGGCGGGGGCGCCGGGGCGCGGCCGGTGGGTCTCCGCCTCGGGCGGCCGGGGGTGCTGGGCGGGGCCGGGCGGGGACCCCGGCGCCGCGGCCCTGCCGTCACCCGGGCCCTCGGCGTCCTCGGGGTTCTCGGGGCCCCTGTCGTCCCCGGCGCTCTCCCTGGTCCCCCCGGTCTCCCCGGTCGCTCCGGTGACCGCCGTGCCCTCGGCGCCCATGTGCCCTGCCAGCCACAGCAGTTCGGCCAGTTCGCGCGGGGTCGGGGGCGCGCCCTGGCCCGCCTCGGCCAGTACGGCGGCGAGGCGGGCCAGGGCGTCCGGGGCGGCCGGGCGGCCCGGCGCGGTGTCCGGGCGGCCGACGGCGTCCGGTGAGTCCGGGATGTCAGAAGACATCGGTCTGCGCGCTCTGTCCCAAATGGGGCATCAGCCGCTCGGCCAGCTGGTCCAGGGAGCCGGTGTCCAGGTTGCTGGTGCGGGCCAGGTAGATCGCGTTCAGAAGCTGGTCGGTGGCCAGGTCGCCGGCGCTGGTGCGGTCCAGGAAGCGGCCGATCAACTCCTGCGCGTAGGCGTCGGGTTCGCCCAGATGGGCGCGGACGATGTCGGCGAGGTGCCGGTCGTCCGGGCGGCGCAGGCGCAGGGTGACGCAGCGGCGCAGGAAGGCGGGCGGGAACTCGCGCTCGCCGTTGCTGGTGAGGACGACGAACGGGAAGGCGCGGCAGCGCACCTGGCCGCCCGCCACCGGGACCGGTTCGCCGGTGCCGTCGGCCGGGACCCGGGCGGTGCCGTCCGGGGCGAGCCGGGCGGCGCGCACCAGCTCGGGGATCTGGTACTGGCCCTCCTCCAGCACGTTCAGCAGATCGTTGGGCAGGTCGAGGTCGCTCTTGTCGATCTCGTCGATGAGCAGCGCGCGGGGGCGGGCGTAGGGCAGCAGGGCGGTGCCGAGCGGGCCGAGGCGCAGATGGTGTTCGATGCCCGTCTCGTCCGGCACGCCGGCCCCCTCGTCCGGCGCCCCGGGTCCCGCCTCCTGATGCGCGGCCTGCTGCCGGGCCGCGTACAGGCGCGACAGCGGGTCGTAGCTGTAGAGCCCGTCGTGGAGCGTGCTGCGGCTGGTGATGTTCCAGCGCAGCACCGGGCCGAGCCGCAGCTCCCGCGCGACGGCGTAGACCAGGGAGGACTTGCCGGTGCCGGGCGGGCCGGTGACCAGCAGCGGGCGGCGCAGATACAGGGCGGCGTTGACCAGTTGCACCGTGTCCTCGGTGGCCCGGTACGTCTCGGCGCGGTGCACCCGGTCGGGGGAGACGGCCGAGCGGTCGGCATCCGCGTCCGGCGGATCCAGTACGGGGCCGCCGTCGAAGGCGCGCCAGGGCGGCGGCGGGGGGAGCCGCTCGATGCCGTCGTGCGGCGCGTTCGTACCGGTGTAGACGGGCCACAGGGGCATGGCTTCTTCTTCTCCGTGGTGGGGGTGCGGGCGGTCAGTCGACGGGGGAGCGCAGGCTGGCGGCGGGCTCGGGGAAGCAGCGGGGGTCGTCCCAGAGCAGCTGGAGGTCCCGGGCCCAGTGCCGGTCGGGTTCGTCGGCGGCGTCCGCGGTCAGCCGTAACGAGAGGATGTGGCGCGGGAGTTCGGCGGGCGGCACCTCGGCGACGGCGGCGGCGAGCTGGTCCAGGAAGACGGTCCCGGGGCAGCCGGCGGCCTCGGCGCGGGGCGGGGCGGCGATCGCGGTGGCGGCGGCCGTGTCCCGGGGGCCGCTCCACGCCCGGCGTGGGTCCTCGTACCCGCCCGTGCCGTGTCCCGTCGCCCCCGCCCACCGGGCCGCGCCGTGTTCCCCGGCGGGGCAGCCCGTACGGGACCACAGCAGGACCGGGACCGGGACGGTGAGGCCGATCTCGAAGTGCGCCCGAGCCGCCGTGGGCGGGACCGCGAACCCGGCGAGCCCCGCCTCGCCGTCCCACAGCCGCTTGCGCAGGCTCGGCGGTCGCTCCTGGCTGCCGCACTCCACCCGGTGCACCGGCACCGGGCGCCCGGCGTCCAGTTTCTGCCACTTCTTGCGCAGCTGATGGCGCAGCCGGTTGCTGCTATGCCGGGCGCGGTCGGTCACCACCAGGGGGTAGGCGCAGCCCAGCGGGGTGCTGTCGTCCGCGCCGCACTCCCAGTGCGCCACCGCCTCGTTGAGCCACTCGCGCGGCAGCACGAAGGTCACCAGTTCCTCGGCGTCCGGGTCGAGATGGGCGACGGCCTCGTCGATGCGGTGCTGGACGTACGACCGTACGCCCGAGCGGGGCAGCCGCCGGGTGCCCACCGGGCGGCGCTGCCCGTCGCGATACGCCGACACCTCCACGGTCACCTGGTCGGGGCCGGCGCCGCTGTGGTCGATCTCCACGACGACCGGCGCCCAGGACGGGGACACCCGCGTGACCTGCACGGCCTGCGCGACATCCGGGCCCCGCGTGACCTGTGCGGCCTCGGTGGGCCGCGGGGCGTCCGTGAGCCGCTGAGCGTCCGTGAGCTGTGGGGCGTCCGTGAGCCGCGGGGTGGGCGCGGCCGCCGGTCCCGCGCCCACCAGCTCCCGCAGCCGCCCCGTGAACCGGCCCACCGCCGCCGGGTCCGGCACCTCCCACTGCACGTACGCGGCGGCCGCCCCGAGCGTCGGGAACCCGCCCTCGGGCAGCGGCGGCCCGAAGGCGCCCACCGCGTCCACATACAGCCGGTCGGGATCGCACTCCCGGGCGCCGGGGGCGCTCCGCAGCAGCGCGTACAACTCCCGCAGGACGTCGGCGCGATGGCCCGGGGTGGGCACCAGCTCGCCCAACTCCGGCCAGTGCCGGGCCAGTACGTCCAGCGGCAGCATCCGGCCCTTGCGCACGTCCGGCGCCTGTGAGGCGGAGGTGACCATGCCGACCACCCGGCCGTCCGGCAGGGTCGCCGCCGCCCCGCTGAACCCGGCCTCGATCGGCTGCCCGTGCCCCTGCCAGGCCACCAGCTCCAGCCACTCGCCCGCGATCAACTGCCCCGAAAGCGCCCGGTATTCGGCGAGCGTGCCTTCGTCGTAGCCCGCCGGGAAGCCGTAGGCGAGCAGCCGGGGGTGCGGCTCGGCGTAGGCGGCCTCCGGCGGCGCGAAGCCGGCCGGTGCGAGACGCACCGCCCGGTCGAGTTCGAGCACGGCCACGTCGCCGGGGTCGGTGAGGCCGCCCGCCCAGCCGCCGTGCGCGACGACCGACGCGGACACCTCGCCCAGCTCCCTGGCGTGCGGGAAGACCACGGTCACCGCGTCCGGACCGCCGGCGCGCACGACATGCGCGCAGGTGAGCACCCGGCGGTCGGTGATCAGGAATCCCGCGCCCACCTCCTGGCCGCAGTGGATCCGGGCATGCCAGGCGGCACTGTTCATGGGCGCTCGGCGGACTCCGGCCCGGCGGCGGCCTGACCCGGTACGGCGGGCAGCGCGTCGCCCGCCGAACTCCCCGGCTTCCAGTGGAGCTTGACGACCAGCTGGCCCTCCGCGGAACCCTTGGCGATGATCGCGCCGGCCTCGGCGGACATCTTCACCCCGAACTCGATCTCCACCGCGTCGGGCCGCAGGGCGCCGTCCCGGAAGACCCGCAGCGCGGCCTCCGCCGCCGCCCGCACGCCGTCCAGCGCGCCCTCGAAGGTGGCCGCCGCCCGCACCACCTCGTCGCCGCGCGAGACCAGCCGGGTGCCGGGCCGGGGGGTGACACCGGCCCCCTCCACCACGACGAGCGCGCCGTCCTCGGTCCTGAACTCCACCAGCTGGTCCATGCGGCCGCTCGCTCCCCCTCGTAGAAGACCTGTCCCGTCGCAGAGCTGTGGGCAACCCCCATGGTACGGACGGCGCTTCGCACGTCCCACTCAATACGCCCCGGCGGGTCAACCGGCCCGGCATGGCGAGAACCCGCCACCGTGACAACCCGCCACGCGCGGCCCCCTGCGCGCTCCCGGCGCCCGCAGCACACTCTTCTCCAGCCGCACGGCATGTGCACGACAGGCTCGGGTGGGCCGTTCCGGGCGCGCGACCCGGACAGGGAAGAGCACGTGGAAGAGGGCGTGGATGACCAGAGGAGCAGTCGGACGCCGGGCGGCGCTGCTGTCGGCGGGGCTCGTGCTGGCCGCGGTGCCGGTCCCCGGGGCGGTCGCCGCGCAGGGGGCGGCACCGGTGGTGAAGGCCGCGCCGGGGGAGCGGTCCGGGCCCGCCCCGAAGACCGTCACCCTGGTCACCGGCGACCAGGTGACCGTCACCGGCCTCGGACACGGCAGGAAGACCGTCACCGTCGAGCGCCCGCCCGGCGCCACCGGAGCCGTACGCACGCAGGCGAGCGACGGCGACCTCACCGTCGTACCGGACGAGGCACTGCCCTACCTGCGCTCCGGGAAGCTGGACCGGCGGCTGTTCGACGTGAGCGCGCTGATCCGGCAGGGACTCACCGACACCCGGGCCGGCTCCCTGCCCCTGATCGTCGGTTACGGCGAGGGCACCCGCGTCCCCGCCGCCGCCCCGGCCGGCACCACGCGCACCCGGAGCCTGCCCAGCCTGCGCGGCGCGGCCGTCGAGGCGGGCAAGGGGCGTACGTTCTGGCGGTCGTTCACCCGCGGTGACGGGGTCGACCGGGTGTGGCTGGACGGACGGGTGACGGCCGACATGGCCGGGAGCAACGCCCAGATCGGCACGCGGGCCGCGTGGGACGCGGGGCTGACCGGCAAGGGCGTCACCGTCGCCGTGCTCGACTCCGGCGCCGACCTGACCCACCCCGACCTCGTCGACCGGATCGGCCGGACCGCGAGTTTCGTCGACGGCGAGGAGGTCGCCGACCGCGACGGCCACGGCACCCATGTCACCTCCACCGTCGGCGGCAGCGGCGCCGCCTCCGGCGGCAAGGAGAAGGGCGTGGCGCCGGACGCCACCCTCGCGGTCGGCAAGGTGCTCAGCGACGCGGGCTCGGGCAGCGAGTCGCAGATCATCGCCGGGATGGAGTGGGCCGCCCGGGACGTGCGCGCCCGGATCGTCTCCATGAGCCTCGGCTCCAGCGACCCGGGCGACGGCACCGACCCGATGTCCCAGGCCCTCGACAGCCTCTCCCGGGAGACCGGCGCGCTCTTCGTCGTGGCCGCCGGGAACACCGGCGCGCCCTCCTCCATCAGCTCGCCCGGCGCCGCCGACGCCGCCCTGACCGTCGGCGCGGTCGACCCCGCCGACCGGCCCGCCTCCTTCACCAGCGCGGGCCCCCGCGCGGGCGACGACGCCCTCAAGCCCGACCTGTCCGCCCCCGGCGTCGGCATCCTCGCCGCCCGCTCCCAGCTCACCGACGGCAGCGGCTACTACACGACCATGAGCGGTACGTCGATGGCGACACCGCACGTCGCCGGGGTGGCCGCGCTGCTCGCGCAGGAGCATCCCGACTGGACCGGCGCCCAGTTGAAGGACGCCCTGATGTCGACCTCCGAACAACTCGGCTTCTCCGCCTACACGGTGGGCGCCGGACGGGTGAGCGTCCCCGACGCCGTACGGGCCACGGTGACCGCCACCGGCAGCGCCGACCTCGGCTTCTGCCGCTGGCCCTACCCCGCGGACAAGCCGGTCACCCGGACCCTGACCTACACCAACTCCGGTGACCAGGCGGTCCACTTGACCCTGGCGGCCCAGGGCGCCCCGGACGGCGTCGCCACCCTCGCCGACTCCTCCCTCACCGTCCCCGCGCACGGCACCGCCACCACCACCGTCACCGGCGACGGCGCCCAGGCGCCGGTCGGCACCACCAGCGGCCAGATCGTGGCCGCCGACGACACCGGCGCGGTGCGCGCGCACACCGTGTTCGGGCTGGTCAAGGAGGACGAGCGGTACACCCTCACGGTCCATGTGAAGGACCGCGCGGGCGCCCCCGCGGCCGCCGACCTCACCGTGCGGCGGCTCGCCCCGGACGCGGACCCCGAGTCCGACCACGTCGACGGCTCCGGCACGCTCGGACTCCGCCTGAAACCGGGCACCTACGCCCTCACGTCGTTCCTCGACGTGCACGGCAGCCACGGCGCCGACTCGCTCGGCCTCGGCTTCCTCGCCGCGCCCGAGATCGCCCTCGACCACGACCGCGAAGTCACCCTCGACGGCACCAGGTTGCGCGAGATCAAGGCGGCGGTCCCGCGCCGCACCGAGACCCATCAGCTCCTGATGGAGTACGACCGCGCCGAGAACGGCGCCGACCTGTCCGGCGCGGTCCAGGTGCCCCTCGCCTACGACAGCGTCTTCGCCGCGCCCACGCCCCCGGTCACGAAGGGCGGCTTCGAGTACCGCACGGTGTGGCGGCTGGCGAAGCCGCGGCTGGAGGTCAGGGGGATCGGCGAGGCGACGGTCCAGTCGGGCGGCACCCTGACCGCCGGACGGCGGCGGCTCCCGCTGGTGGACGCCGGCGCCGGCCCCGTGCCCGCCTCCGCCGCCGGCAAGGCGGTGCTGGCCCGCCTCGCCGACGGCGCGGACCCGCCGGCGCTCGCCCGGGCCGCGCAGGACGCGGGCGCCAGGGCGCTGTTCGTCACGGACGACGCGCCGGGGCGGCTGATGGACTGGTGGGGCAACGACGACAACACCGACCGCCCGCTGCTGATCGCCACGGTGGACCAAGCGGACGCGGCCCGCCTGCGGGCGTCCTCGACGGTCGACCTGACCGGCACGCCCGACTCTCCCTACGTGTACGACCTGTCCGAGGGCCACACCGGGGCGATCCCCGACCACGACCTCACCTACCGGCCCGCACCGGGCCGACTCGCCGCCCTGCACGTGTCGTTCCACGCGGCGCGGCCGACGACCGGCGGCGAGTTCCGCTACTCCCTCACCGATGCCTTCCCCGTCGGCATCGGCTTCCAGGAGAGCGTCGACCTGCCCGCCGGGCGCACGGACTACGTCTCCGCCGGCCCCGGCCAGCTGTGGACCGAGTCCGTCACGATCGGCATGGGCACCCTGGAGGAGCGCAGCGGTCCGGTCCGCTACCGGGGCGGCAGCCGGCCCCGGCTCCACTGGTTCCAGCCGGTGTGGCACCCCTGGCTCGGCACCGGGCTCGGCTGGGGCGAGCAGCGCACCGGGGACCAGATCCAGCTGAACACGCCCGGCTGGGGCGATTCCGGCCCCGACCACACCGGGTTCGGCGATGTCTGGGGCGACAGCGGGATGACCCAGACCACCTCCGTCTACCAGGACGGCACCCTCGCCGACAGCGAGTCCGGCCCGACCGCGTTCGTCCGGGACGCGCCGGACGACGCGCACACGTTCCGGGTGGTGACCGACACCGCCCTCGACGCGGACCACTGGACGCTCACCGCCCGGGGGCACACCGAGTGGACGTTCCGGTCGGCCCGGACACCGGACGACCACGCGACGACGCTGCCGCTGATCAACCTCTCCTACGGCCTGGACACCGACCTCGCGGGCACGGTGCCCGGCGGGCGGCGGCTGCCGGTGACGCTGGGCGCGGGCTATCTGGCGGGCGCCACCGGGACGGGCACGCTCGGCGGGGGCCGGCTGGAGGTGTCGTACGACGAGGGCGCGAGCTGGCGGGAGGTACGGCTGACCGGCGCCGGGGCGTCCTGGCACGGGACGCTGGCGGTGCCGGGCGGGGCGACGTCCGTCTCGCTGCGGGCGTCGGCCCGGGACGACAGGGGCGCCTCGGTCGCGCAGGAGATCGTCAGGGCGGTGGGGGTGAGACAGCCCTAAGGGGCGCTGTCCTGAACGGAGTTCCGCACGATGCCCCGGATGATCCCCAGCTCCAGCAGGTCCTGCGGGCGGATGCGGAGCTGGTCGGCGGTGCTCTCGATCTCCTCTCGCGGGCGCTTGAGGATGGCCGCCGCCAGCTCCGGGGCGATCACCGAGAAGTAACTGTCCGGCGTGGCCCAGGTGTTGCCCGGCGCGGCCAGGGCGAGGGCGCCGCCGGAGCCGCCCTCGCCGATCACCAGCGTGGTCACCGGCACCCGCGCCCCGGCCACCGCCCCGAACACCTCGGCGATGGCCGCACCGGCCCCCTGTCGCTCGGCCTCGGCGTCGTTCGCGGCGCCCGGGGTGTCCACCAGCGTCAGCACCGGTACCCCGAACCGGTCCGCCAGCCGGATCAGCCGCGCCGCCGTACGGTACCCGGCGGGCCGCGTCCCGGCCCCGGTCTGCGCGGCGAACGCGACCGTACGGCCCTGATGTTCACCGAACCCGCAGAGGATGCCGTCGGGGTCGGTACCGCCGCACCGGTCGCCGCTGAGGGGGACACGGGTGGTGAAGTAGGCGTCCAAGTAGGCGTGGGCGCGCGGACGTTCGGGGGAGCGGGCGCGCTGCACGGCGGACCAGCCGGTGTCGGGGAGGCCGGTCGGGGCGAGAGCCGCGGGGACGGGGGCCGGGACGGGCGGGGGCCGGTCGGCGGGGGTGGACGCGGGGACGGACGGCGGCCGGCCCGCCGGGCCGGTCGCGGTCGGGGTCGGCGCCGGGGCCTGGCCGTCCGTCCCGGACAGCAGCCGCAGCCACACCCCCAGGACCTCCCGCACGTCCTGCGGTCGTACGACCGCGTCCGCCGCCCCCGCCGCGACCTGGGCCTCGGCCGTGTACGCGGCCGGGTCGGCGTCGGACGGGCGGACGCGGGAGCCGGCGAAGCCCACCTGGGCGCCGGGGAGGGCGAGGACGATGTCGGCGCCCGCGCCCAGGGTGGCCCAGCCGCCGCCCGTGGTGGGGTCGCGCAGCACGGCGATCTGGGGCAGTCCCGCCGCCCGGGTGAGCGCCGACTGGCGGGCGACCCGCTGGAGCTGGGTCAGCGCGACCATGCCCTCCTGCATCCGGCTGCCCCCGGTCGCGATCAACGGCACGACGGGCAGCCGGTGTTCACGGGCGTGCGCGTACGCCGCCTCCAGCCGGTCCCCGGTGCGCTCGCCCAGGGAGCCGCCGAGGAAGCCGAACTCGAAGGCGATCAGCACGGCGCGGGTGCCCCCGACGGTGGCGGTGCCGCAGACGACGGACTCCGCCTCGCCGGTGCGTTCGGCGGCGCGGGCGCGCGAGGCGTCGTACCCCTGCCAGGCGAGTGGGCCGTCGGTCCCGGACTCGCGTGCCGGGGACGGGAGTTCGGCGAAGGTGCCGCCGTCCGTGACGAGGGCCAGCACCTCGCGCGCGGTGCGCCGCTGATCAGGCATCGGTACCGGTGTCGATATCGGCGTGGGCATGGGCGTCGGTATCGGTGAGGGCCCGCTTCATGATCTTCCCCATGTCGTTGCGGGGCAGGACGTCCAGGTGGCGCACGACGCGGGGCCGCTTGTGCGGGGCGAGCCGGCGGGCCACATGACCGGCCAGCTCCTCGACGTCCGGCGGGCTTTCCGGATCGGCCGGGACGATCCAGGCGACGATCCGCTCGCCCAGGTCCGCGTCCGGCTCCCCGGTGACCGCCGCCTCCCGGACGCCGGGGTGATCCAGGAGCGCGTTCTCGATCTCGCCCGCGCCGATCTTGTAACCGCCGCTCTTGATGAGGTCGGTGGCCTTGCGCCCGACGATCCGCACATAGCCGTCCGGCTCGCGCACGGCCATGTCGCCGGTGCGGAACCAGCCGTCGGCGGTGAACGCGGCGGCGGTGGCGTCCGGCCGGTTCAGGTACTCGGTGAACAGGTTGGGCCCGCGGACCTGGATCTCCCCGACGCTCTCCCCGTCGCGGGCGCCGATCTCGCTCCCGTCCTCCTCCACGAGCCGCAGCTCCACGCCGGGCAACGGCACACCGACCGTGCCCGCGCGGGCCTCGCCGTCCGCGCGGACGCTGGTGTTCATCAGGGTCTCGGTCATGCCGTACCGCTCGACGACCCGGCGTCCGGTGGCCGCCGCGATCCGCTCATGGTCGTGGACCGGCAGCGCGGCCGAGCCGGAGACCAGCAGCCGGGCCCCGGCGAGCGCCTTGGCCAGCCCGGGGTCGCCGGGCAGGGTCTCGGCGATGCGGTGGTACATCGTCGGCACCCCGAACAGCATGGTCGCGCCGTCGGACAGGGCGCGGGCCACGCCCTCCGTGGAGAAGCGCCCCAGGTGCCGCACCGAGCCGCCGCGGCGCAACGGGCCGAGAACGCCGAGCACGAGCCCGTGCACATGGAAGAGCGGCAGCCCGTGCACCAGCACATCGGCCTCGGTCCACTGCCAGGCGTCGGCGAGCGCGTCGAGGGTGGAGGTGAGGGCCCGGCGGGGGAGGACGGCGCCCTTGGGCGGGCCGGTGGTGCCGGAGGTGTAGACGACGAGGGCGGGGGCGTCGTCCGGGAGTTCGGGGTGCGGGAAGTCCGCGCGGGCGTCGGCGTCGACATCGGCGCGCGCCAAGTCGCCCAGGGCTGCGGGCAGTTGGGTGTCCGGGGCCGCGAGGACGAGGGAGGGGGCGCTGTCGGAGACGATGTGGGCCAGCTCCTTCTCCCCGGACCTGGGGTTGAGCGGCACGGCGGCGGCACCGGCGAGCAGGACGCCGACGACGGCGACCACGGTCTCCAGCTCGGGCGTCGCCCACACGGCCACGCGCTCGCCCCGGCGGACCCGCCGCGCCACCGCCCCGGCGGCGTCCGCGAGCCCGCCGTACGTCAACGACCGCTCACCGAACTCCACCGCGACCCGCTCCCGCGACCCACCGGCAAGCCCAGCAAAAAGTGAGGACACCGCACGCACCCCTTCACGCTCGCGACCATTCAGCCCCTTCCTACACCAGGATCGATGCCGGGACGACAGTGCCGCCCCCGAGGTGGGCGCGGGGGCGGCGCCGTCCCGGCGGTCTCAGCCCGCGGCGGCGGTCACGTCGGCGACGACACACGTCACGTTGTCCGGCGCCCCGGCCGCCAGCGCCGCATCGACCAGTTCCTCCGGCCCGGCCGCCGACGCCAGCAGTTCCCCGATCCGGGCATCGGGCACGGCCTCCGTGAGACCGTCGGAGCACAACAGGTACCGGTCCCCCGGCAGCGGCTCCTGCAGGCGCAGGTCCGGCACGGGATCCGCGCCACCGGTCAGCGCCTTGTACAGCAGCAGATCCTGGGGCGAGACCCGGTGGTCCTGCGTGATCCGGTACAGCTCCCCGCCCCGCAGCAGATACGCCCGCGAATCCCCGATGTGGGCGAGCGCCAGCCGGGACCCCGTCCACAGCAGCGCCGTGAGCGTGCTGCCGTCCTCGCCCGTGCCGCCCGCCAGATCCGCCACCGCCGTCCCCGCGGCGCGCACCGCGTCCTCCAGCGCCCCGAGCACCCCCAGCTCTCCCAGCTCGCCGTCCACGGGCAGCGACTCCGCCTCGTCCAGGTACCGCAGCGCTTCCACCGCCGCCCCGCTCGCCGCGAGACCCGCGGGCCCGAACCCGTCGGCGACGGCGAGCAGCCTGCGGCCCGCGTAGAGGGTGTCCTGGTTGGCGGGGCGGACGAGCCCGCGGTCGGTGTGCGCGCAGTGCCGCAGTTCCAGCGTCGTCATGGGGTCCCTCTCCGATGTGTCGGCCGTGCCGGTCAGCTGGTCGACGAGGAAGGCCGCGAGATCCCGCCGCACGGCCGTCTGCGCCTCGACGCGCGCCCAGTACGCGCCGATCTCCCGAGCGGCCTCGCCCGGTCGCAGCGCGCACACGGCGCGTATCTCGGCGAGCGGCATGCCGAGCCGCCGCAGCCAGGCCACGAGCCGTGCCCGCCCCAACTGCCCGGCGGTGTAGTACCGGTAGCCGGTCTCCGGGTCGACCCGGGCGGGCCGCAGCAGCGCCAGTTCGTCGTACAGCCGCAGCGCCTTCGGCGACAGCCGGCTCACCCTGGCGAACGCCCCGATCGTCAGCAGTTCCATCGCGCCCCCGTCCCTCGTCGTCCACCACCGATGCTGGGGCTTCACCAAAGGTGAAGGTCAAACCCCCTGTCCCGGTTCCGGGCCGCTTGTTAGCCTCGCGGGTGTTCGAACGTCGTACGACAGGGAGTCCCGCCGTGCCCCGCATAGCCCTCGCCACCTACGACCCCGGCACCGCCCCGAGCAGGGACGCGGACCTGCCGGTGCTGGTGCGGGCGCTGACCGACGCCGGCGCGCACGCGGACGCCCCCTACTGGGACGACCCCGGGATCGACTGGCCGTCGTACGACCTGGTGGTCGTCCGCTCCACCTGGGACTACAGCTGGCGCGCGACGGAGTTCACGGCCTGGCTGGAGCGGGTGGCCGCGGCGACCCGGATCGCGAACCCCGTCGAGGTCATCCGCTGGAACCTCGACAAGCGCTACCTGGGCGAGCTGGCCGCGGCCGGCGTCCCCACCGTGCCGACGAGCTACCTCGCCCCGGGTGAGGACGGCGCCCCGGTCCTGCCCGCGGACCACGAGTACGTGATCAAGCCGACCTCCGGCGCGGGCGCCCGCTTCGCCGCCCGCTACACGCCCGCCGACCACGAGACGGCCGTACGGCACCTCGCGCGGATGCACGCCGAGGGCTTCACCGCGATGGTGCAGCCCTATCTCCAGGGCGTCGACGTCACCGGTGAACGCGCCCTCCAGTTCTTCGGCGGCCGCCTGCTGCACGCCAGCCGCAAGGGCGCCGTCCTTTCCCCCGGCACCCCGTACGACGCCGCCAAGGTCGCCCACCCCGACCTCACCCCCTGGCAGCCGACGGACGCCGAACTCGCCGTGGCGGAAAAGGCGTTGGCGGCCGTGCCCGGCTCGACCGCGCCCCTCCTCTACGCCCGCGTGGACCTCGCCGACGGCCCGGACGGCGCACCCCGCCTGATGGAACTCGAACTGGTCGAACCCAACCTCTTCCTCTTCCTGCACCCGGACTCCCTGCCCCGGACCGCCGCCGCGATCCTCGCCGAGGCGACGGCTTAGGACCCCCGGGGCCGTGCGGCCCCGGTGCGCTGGAGCAGGCCCCAGGTGAACTCGGCGACCATCTCGTGGGGGACGCCGTCCCGGTCCGGCGCGGTGAAGGCGAGGCCCCAGCGGGTGGGGGCGGTGCCCTCCAGGGGGCGGGCCGGGGGGAAGGCGCGGGCGACCTCGTCCACGGTGCAGGACCAGGGGGCGAGGTCCTCGACGGTGCGCAGGGCGGGGGCCGCGGCGCCGGGTGCCCGTACGAGCCACTCGTTCCACACGGCGCCGTCGGGACCCACCAGCACCTCGAACCGGAGGCCGGGCCACAGCGGGAGCGCCCACCGGCGGGCCTCGCAGTCGACGTCCCCGAGCGTGCGGGGCTCGACGCTCTCGGGCTCCCCGAGCACCGACCGGTACCGCGCCGCCGCGCCCCGCGCCCGCGGCGACCGCACCATCGCCTGCCAGCGCTTGTTGGCCTCCCGCATCTCGCCGACCGAGACCCCCAGCGTCCTGCGGGCCTCGTCCACGAGCTCCGGTTGGTGATCGGCCATACGACGCAGCAGCACCAGCTGGAAATCAAGAGTCACGCCACCCATGGTGCCCGGTCGGTGTGTCACTCCGGCACCGTGATGCTCGGCGGAGCCGGCGCGGCCGCCGCCAGCGCACGGACCGCCGCCACGTCCGCCGGGCGGCGCAGCGCCGCGGAGATGGCCGCGATGTCCCGCAGGAGCACCGTGGGGTCGGCGTCCCCCGGCACCGGACG comes from the Streptomyces sp. SUK 48 genome and includes:
- a CDS encoding trypsin-like peptidase domain-containing protein: MNSAAWHARIHCGQEVGAGFLITDRRVLTCAHVVRAGGPDAVTVVFPHARELGEVSASVVAHGGWAGGLTDPGDVAVLELDRAVRLAPAGFAPPEAAYAEPHPRLLAYGFPAGYDEGTLAEYRALSGQLIAGEWLELVAWQGHGQPIEAGFSGAAATLPDGRVVGMVTSASQAPDVRKGRMLPLDVLARHWPELGELVPTPGHRADVLRELYALLRSAPGARECDPDRLYVDAVGAFGPPLPEGGFPTLGAAAAYVQWEVPDPAAVGRFTGRLRELVGAGPAAAPTPRLTDAPQLTDAQRLTDAPRPTEAAQVTRGPDVAQAVQVTRVSPSWAPVVVEIDHSGAGPDQVTVEVSAYRDGQRRPVGTRRLPRSGVRSYVQHRIDEAVAHLDPDAEELVTFVLPREWLNEAVAHWECGADDSTPLGCAYPLVVTDRARHSSNRLRHQLRKKWQKLDAGRPVPVHRVECGSQERPPSLRKRLWDGEAGLAGFAVPPTAARAHFEIGLTVPVPVLLWSRTGCPAGEHGAARWAGATGHGTGGYEDPRRAWSGPRDTAAATAIAAPPRAEAAGCPGTVFLDQLAAAVAEVPPAELPRHILSLRLTADAADEPDRHWARDLQLLWDDPRCFPEPAASLRSPVD
- a CDS encoding MoxR family ATPase; translated protein: MPLWPVYTGTNAPHDGIERLPPPPPWRAFDGGPVLDPPDADADRSAVSPDRVHRAETYRATEDTVQLVNAALYLRRPLLVTGPPGTGKSSLVYAVARELRLGPVLRWNITSRSTLHDGLYSYDPLSRLYAARQQAAHQEAGPGAPDEGAGVPDETGIEHHLRLGPLGTALLPYARPRALLIDEIDKSDLDLPNDLLNVLEEGQYQIPELVRAARLAPDGTARVPADGTGEPVPVAGGQVRCRAFPFVVLTSNGEREFPPAFLRRCVTLRLRRPDDRHLADIVRAHLGEPDAYAQELIGRFLDRTSAGDLATDQLLNAIYLARTSNLDTGSLDQLAERLMPHLGQSAQTDVF
- a CDS encoding CU044_2847 family protein; translated protein: MDQLVEFRTEDGALVVVEGAGVTPRPGTRLVSRGDEVVRAAATFEGALDGVRAAAEAALRVFRDGALRPDAVEIEFGVKMSAEAGAIIAKGSAEGQLVVKLHWKPGSSAGDALPAVPGQAAAGPESAERP